A segment of the Oncorhynchus nerka isolate Pitt River linkage group LG19, Oner_Uvic_2.0, whole genome shotgun sequence genome:
tgttataTGCGGTGAatacaaccttactgtgaaatgcttacttacaagcccttaaccaacaatgcagttcaagaaatagagttaagaaaatatttactaaataaactaaggtgaattttaaaaaataaataaaaataaagtagcacaagaaaattacataacaatattGAGGCTATATGCGGGGGTACaatttagttgaggtaatttataaagtgactatgtatagataataaacagtgagtagcagcagtgtaaaaacaaaggggggtctcaatgtaaatagtctgggtgacCATTTGATTGAATtgtcagcagtcttatggcttgggggtagaagctgttaaggagccttttggtcctagatttggctctccggtagcagagagaagtgTCTGACTGGAATCTTTGACAatattttgggccttcctctgacaccgcctagtatataggtcctggatgtcaggaatcTTGGCCCCAATGATTTACTGGGCTGTACCTACTACCctctagcgccttacggtcagatgccgagcagttgccatacaggcGGTGATAGAAatggacaggatgctctcgatggtgcagctgtagaactttttgaggatctgggaacccataccaaatcttttcagtctcctgagggagaaaaggtgttgttgtgccctcttcacgactgtcttggtgtgtttggaccatgatagttcattggtgatgtggacactaaggaacttgaaaTTCTCTTAAGGAACTTGAAattctcgacccactccacttcagccctgtcgatgttaatgggggcttgttcggccctccttttccacgttcagctcctttatcttgcttacattgagggagaggttgttgtccttgcaccagaCTGCCAggtctgacttcctccctataggctgtctcatcattgtcggtgatcaggcctaccactgttgtgtcgtcagcaaacttaatgatggtgttggagtcgtgcttggccacacagtcgtgggtgaacagggcgtacaggaggggactaagcacccacccctgaggggccccattgTTGAGGattagtgtggcagatgtgttgttgcctacccttaccacctgggggcagcccatcaggaagtccatgatccagttgcagagggaggtgcttagtcccagggtcctttgctTAATGATGATCTATCTTTGTGGGCACAATggtgttgagctgtagtcaatgaaaagcattctcacatgggtgttccttttgtgcaggtgggaaaaggcagtgtgaagtgcaatagagatggcatcatctgtggatctgttagggcagtatgcgaattggagtgggtctagtgtttccagcatgatggtgttgatgtgagccatgaccagcctttcaaagcacttcatggctaccgacttgAGTGCTACTGGCGGTAatcatttaagcaggttaccttcgctttcttgggtacagggattgtggtggtctgtttgaaacatgtaggtattacagacttagacagggagaggttgaaattgTCACTGAGGAAACTTGCCACTTGGTCCACGCAtactttgagtacacatcctggtaatccatctggccctcgGCTTTGTGAATGATGAcctgttttactcacatcggccacggagagcgtgattacacagtcttctggaacatctggtgctctcatgcatgcctcagtgttgcttgcctcgaagcgagcaaaaCAAGGCATTtggcttgtctggtaggctcgcagcactgggcagctcgctgctgggtttccctttgtagtccgtaatatttttcaagccctgccacatccgatgagcgtcagagccattgtagtaggattcaatcttagtcctgtgttgACACTTTGCTTggttgatggtttgtctgagggtaTTTTGGGATTTCTTTATatgcgtccggattagtgtcccgctccttgaaagcggcagctctagccttcagctcggtgcggatgttgtctgtaatccattgcttctggttgggACATGTATGTAGTACAGTCACTGTGTGGACaacgtcgatgcacttattgacgaagccggtgactgaggtggtatattcctcaatgccattggatgaatcctggaacatattccagtctgtgctagcaaaacagtcctgtagcttagaatCCGCATCATCCGACCACTTCCATttttgagtgagtcactggtaattcctgctttagtttttcctcgtaagcaggaatcaggaggataggattatggtcagatttgccaaatggagggcaagggagagctttatGTGTCTATTTGTGGAGTAAAGGtgttctagagtttttttccctctggctgcacatgtgacatgctggtagaaatgaggtaaaacagatttaagtttcctgcATTAATGTCCCCGGCCGCTAGGAgtgccacttctggatgagcattttcttgtttgattattgccttatacagctcgttgagtgcggtcttagtgccaccATCGGTTTGGTGGTTaagatggctacgaataatatagataagaactctcttggtagatggtgtggtctacaacttatcatgaggtatttttcattcaagggattttctttatttgactattttctacattgtagaataattgtgaagacatcaaaaatatgaaataacacatggaatcatgttgtaaccaaaaaaagtgttaatcaaatcatTTTGATATTCtttaaatagccaccctttgccttgatgacagctttgcacactcttggcatttctctcaacaagcttcatgaggttgccacctggaatgcatttcaattaacaggtgtgccttcttaaaagttcatttgtggaattgctttccttcttaatgagtctgagccaatcagttgtgttgtgacaaggtaggggtggtatacagaagatagccctatttggtaaaataccaggtccatattatggcaagaaaagctcaaataagcgaagagaaacgacagtccatcattcctttgaaagtttcttcaagtgcagtcacaaaaactatcaagcgctatgatgaaactggctctcatggggactgccacaggaatggaagacccagagttacctctgctgcagaggataagttcgttggagttaccagcctcagaaattgcagcccaaataaatgcttcagagttcaagtaacagacacagctcaacatcaactattcataggagactgtgtgaattaggccttcatggtcgaattactgcaaagaaaccactactaaaagacaccaataagaaggaaagacttgcttgggccaagtattacgagcaatggacatttagactggtggaaatttgtccttttggtctagagtccaaattggagatttttggttccaaccgctgtgtctttgtgagacggtgtgggtgaacgaatgatctccgaatgtgtggttcccacccttaagcatggaggaggaggtggtgttatggtgtgggggtgctttgctggtgacacggtctgtgatttatttagaattcaaggcacgcttaatcagcatggctaccacatcattctgcagcgacACGCCATCCGCTTTGGGCTTAGTACCACTATCAtccatttttcaacaggacaatgacccaactcacctccaggctgtgtaagggctattttaccaagaaggagagtgattgagtgctgcatcagatgacctggcctccacaattccctgacctcaaccaaattgagatgctTTGGAATGAGTCGGACTGCAGagttaaggaaaagcagccaacaagtgctcagcattccaaaactgttggaaaagtattccaggtgaagcttgttgagagaatgccaagagtgtgtaagggtggctatttgaataatctcaaatataaaatatattttaatttatttaacacttctttttggttactacatgatttcatagtttcgatgtcttcacaattattccacatttgtagaaaatggtaaaagaaaaacccatgaatgagtaggtgttctaaaactgttGACCGGTAGCGTATAAGCTCTGTCCTGAcgatgtcgtcgttcagccacgtctcggtgaaactTCATATTTTACTTTTATGTAGGATAGTAGGATAGTCTTAATTGTAGATCGCacagtttgttttccaatgatggcacgttggccaataatacGGAGGGAAGTGGTGGTTTACCCACTCGTCTGTGAATTCTTACAAGGCACCCTGccctcctcccccttttcctctatCTTTTCTTCACGCTGATGATGGGAATTTGGGCCTTGTCTTGACAAGAAAATtatctttgtccagttcgaggtgagtaatcgctgttctgtgtctagaagctcttttcggtcataataGATGGCAgcatcaacattatgtacaaaatgagttaCAAACTATGTGAAAATACAGAAATAGCCCAttttggttaggagcccgtaaaatgcaaaggctgtaacgtaacaaaatgtggaaaaagtcaaggggtcggaatactttccgaatgcactgtatattatggTGATTTAAGTCACCAATTAACTTAGTGGTCTTTCCCAATTACCTCATTATGAGTTTGTTTTGTGTAATTCCTAGATCGGAACATATGCAATGGACAGCGTCCTGTTGAAGTATGGAGCTAAAGACCACTTCTTCAAAgcagctctttgtcacttctgTGTGGACATGCTTAATGCAAGGGTGAGCCTTTTATTTATGTATACCTACATCACACAGCCTCTATGTACTAGTTTTGACCCTGTTCATATCTCTTGTCTACCAACAGCTGTCTTTACAGAGATATGAGGATATGTTTCCAGCCTTCTCAGACGCTAGAGAGTGCAAACTGGTTAAGGTAAGTCTGTGTTTCAAAGTTAAACAGCTCTTTAAATGGCTTTTTATCTGAGTGGATACTGAATATAACATTTATGGTTATTTGTAGTAGAAACCTAAAATAAAACATGGCAATTCCTGAGTGTTGTATTGTCTACAATATGCTTATTTTAACAGAAACTTCTAGATGCATATGAGGAGCAGGATGTTGACGCATTCACTGATGCGGTAGGTTTTTCTTATACTTGCCATTCCCATGATAACTGAATTATGTTTGTCTATTAAACCATTTCTACTTCTCTTAACAGGTGAAGGACTTTGACTCCATCTCAAGATTGGATCAGTGGAACACTACTATGTTACTTAGGATAAAGAAACAAATACAGGATGACGAGAGCGACCTTCGCTAATCCCCTCCCCTCTACTAATCATCATCATCTCCCTCACTACTCCTGGAACTTTATCACATCACATTCCTGAATAACTTACCAATCTTACATTTTTCTCTCTGAGTGGTTTCATCCTTTAATCACCAGGCATTGAACCCTTTAGTGTTTCATAACTGTCTATCCACTTATCAATCTGTGTGATGTGTTGTCAAGCAATACGGGTCCTGGCCCAGACCCCaaagaactactggctaaaaccTGTGTAGAATAGCACCAGGTAGATAAAggtgtagcctactgtactagCTAGCCTATCAAATGAGGTGGATAATAACTTTGTTGTAGTTtatttatgttgtgttgttttctGTAATCGTACCTCCACACAACTGTCTTAAGTGTTAATGGTTTTAGGTCATTTCTGACCTGGACATTTCCAGAGGCAACAGTATATTCTACtagaacatacagtatatgtCTTAAATTGGTTAGTTCATTAAAAATCGTGTTTTAGTCATTGAGGCTTCTACTTTTAAATATATTTGTCATTGCTCAATTATGCTGCTGTTGTGTTACACAGTAGCAAAGTCTCatcaaccaaaaatgtgttagtTGCTATCTTATATTGAATTAAGACTTTGGAAGAGATGGAACACATGTTTTTAACTCTGAGTATAATTATTTCAGTGGGTCTACTAGCAGCCATTCCCCTTTTAATCATTATTTATTGATCTCTGAACTGTGAACATTTTGaattttgttttattattatactgtagatactatttTTGTTGTCATTCCAAAGGAGATCTCTTAATTCTTCCACAGGAAGCTGGATTTCCTCAGTGCTATTGGCAGAACTAGGATGATTCCATGGATTAACCTGTATTATcccatgtttttatttatttcacagcTTGATTAAACATTTGGTTTTCAATGATCTTCTGGCTTGATTAATAACAGGTCACATGTTGTACATTAATGTATTACTCAAACAGCTGTATTACACAGCTACAGATGACTGTGATTGAAGGATGTGCAAGTTTGCAGTGAAACAAAAGCAGTTCATTATCCATATAATTGTCTGCCTCATTTGATCTACAGAATGGATTTTAACCTAATTCACTGGGATGACAGATTAATCAAATATGAATTAGATTTGACCGCAGACTTGTAATTGCATTACATGTTTTGTTGTAATGcaaaattaattttaaaaaatgatgtaTTTTTCTTATTCTCTGTAGTTTCTGTCATGCTCATTTATGGTTAGAGATATCTTATTGAAGGAACACCCCACACATTCTGACAGGTCTTATCATTGAGGTAATGAGTTCCTTGTCTGCTTCATATTGAAACTAATAAACAGTGGAGTCTGCCATGCCAACACATCTGACTACGCTTTGATGTCCAAGAAAGATTATTCAACAAAGAGATGTTAATTAAATGCACAATTTTCTCAGTTCATCTTCAAAAACAGCTTTGtgattgttaaaaaaaaaaaacgttaaaaAAAGAGGCACGGGACATTGCTCTGCGAATTGTTTAATTTGTGCTTTCTTGACAAATTAAGGCTTTAGTCAACATTCAATTTTGTAATGTAGTGTCTGTTTCCAACAAAGTCTTCCTcaatcatcatcctcctcttcatctccacCCAGGCCCTCTGTCTCATCTTGGGCAGCCTTCTGCTCCTCCATGGCTGCTTTCAGGGCCTGCTCTTCCTCCAGACTGGGGTCCAGGGCCTCTGTAATCTCTGGCCCGCTGGTGTATTCTCGCTGAGGTATTGTTGGAAAAGTTGGGGTGTAGGCTTCCCCTGCAAATTTCAGGCCCCAGCCAAAGTATATGTTCTCAAAGTTCCTAAATTAggaaacaacaaaaacatttattTGATTGGGGATGTCGTCTATGCCACAGTTACAACAACATATATCAAAACATTCCCTGAATAACATTCAGAAAATAAAGAACCCAAACTTACTTTCCACTGGCATAAGCATAAGCCCCTGGCCAGAGGTTGGAGCGTAACACTGCAATAGCAAACTGAGAGATGAGGGTGGAGGACATCTTGGAGCTCCAGGGAGGGGTTGTGGTAATCTCTGAAATGCACATACAAGCAAACAGTCAAAATTGGTTTAATACATAAAATGTTTTATAACAGACAGCATGCTACCAGAATTGAGTGAAAATGTCTCTTCACCTTATCCTAGGCCAACACAGACTAGAATATACTGACCTGCATCCTCAGAGAGTGGTGTGAGGAGGGGTGGGCCCACCTCTGGCTCAGGCTCATCAgcctcctccttcacctcttcaTCTGCTTCCTCCTCAAAGTCATCCTCAGGCTTCTCAGCCAGGTTCACCCACACACAGCGACCCTATGAGAGGCCATATGATCATTTACAGGGCAAAAAAAAATGGTCTGGAGTATACCTGATCAACATCATGCAGAAAAAAAGGAATGTTTTTGAGTCAGAGTTACCTGTTGGAGAATGTGCTGGACATGATGCACCCAGGTGGATAGAGATTCTGCCATTTCAGGAACAGGAATACCCTCAAAGTCAGGATTCTCTTCAAAGCTGTCCCGggctccctcctcttcctcctcaccttcctcctctccaaacTGGTAGAACCCGAGGGGACTGACCTGTGTGCCGGCAGAGATGCGAGCAATTTGGGCTCGCAAATAGTTAGCCTCATTGCCAGGGAAAGGGGGATAGCTGACAATGGGGGCATCCAGTCTCCCTGTGAAGAATTTGCGGATGTGGCGCGCAGCTGTAATCTGGGTAGGAGTGACAGTGGGCAGCCTCATCCAGCGAAGGCCAGACTCTCTGCACACAAAGTAAGTGAATTTGTTCACACCTGTGCGGTTGTCCTCCTTTGGCACCACAGGTGGCGGCTTGAAAGTGGATCTTGGGAGTGTATCAATCTAAAAAGCAAAGTCATTATACATTTTTCATGAAAGAAGAAACGTAATATGAAAGCAACATAGTCAGACAGGTTTTTTCAGTAACTCACTTCTTCCACCACCTCAGCTTCCTCATCATCATCCCGAGGTTCTCCTTCTGCGTCTTCTGCTGTTTCCTCATTAATCCCttcctcctcatctctgtactcacCCTCAGCAACAAGATAGTTGCCCTCAGTGCCCAGGATTTTACCCCAGAGTCGGCAGCGTGCTAGTGGTTGGGAATTTACCAACTGCTTGAGTGCCAGGAAAACCCTCAGCGTCTCCTCTCTGCCCAGTCCCACTCCAGCCTGCTCCAGTAAGAAGCCAACTTCACTCACATTGGGGAGCGGTGTTTCAACCTAATGAGACATAGGCACATTGAAATAATTATTGATCACACTATACAACTTGCTCATCCAATCCCTAGATCAGTCTTGGTAAAGTGAATGTGCAAGGACCACTATCTTATTTGTTTTCTTACCAGTGACCTGAGTTTGTAAAAGAAAATGAGGGGTGTCACTGCACAGAAATATATAAAACACATTGGAATGGAACTATATTTTACTATCAATTTTCACTATAGCACTTATCAGGGCCGGTCCTTGCCGTTCTGCCAGACCAATGCTGCCCGAAACCTGAAATAGTCCATTTAAGCAAAATGAAAGGTGAAAATATATTTTCTGTATgtttaaaatacatattttccaggACGTTGAAAATGCATCTTTTTCGGACGttgaaaaataagtattttccGGATGTTGGAATCAGGTTCGTTTTGAGTTCTGAATGAAAgttaaaaatacttattttccggATGTTGAAAAACGCATTTTCCTGAcgttgaaaatatgtattttccggATGTTTAAATCAGGCAAATGTTTGGTTCTGAATGCAAGTTGAAAATAAGTAATTTATAGACATCtgtttgggccaaatcaaggCTGGTCCAGGCTGGACAAAATCACCAAAAATAGACCTCTATGATTGGTCAATGtctggttcagatttggtccagacCGAACCAAAAATCAATGACCGTGGGCATGGAAATAAAGGCCAGTCTGGACCACACATCGACGTCTATGACTGGTTCAGAGTTGTTCCGGACCGGACCAAAAACCAATCTCTGTGGATGTGGAAATCAAGGCCGGTCCGTAACTGcaccaaaaaaaaaaagacatccGAAAGGCGCCGCCCGGCGGTGTTTACTAAGGTGTAGCCCACAGTGTTGCCTGAAATTGAAATGATGAATTCCCA
Coding sequences within it:
- the rsph4a gene encoding radial spoke head protein 6 homolog A, whose translation is MESAGAPLNNQREQTSICFKAFMLKNSTKSNLNLYDHFARVLTKVMDERPENVVDVIEDMSHEVKRGLLLDKQSTLRDIPPSPAAQLLAEQQMLLFSRGGGDDGDQEVETPLPNVSEVGFLLEQAGVGLGREETLRVFLALKQLVNSQPLARCRLWGKILGTEGNYLVAEGEYRDEEEGINEETAEDAEGEPRDDDEEAEVVEEIDTLPRSTFKPPPVVPKEDNRTGVNKFTYFVCRESGLRWMRLPTVTPTQITAARHIRKFFTGRLDAPIVSYPPFPGNEANYLRAQIARISAGTQVSPLGFYQFGEEEGEEEEEGARDSFEENPDFEGIPVPEMAESLSTWVHHVQHILQQGRCVWVNLAEKPEDDFEEEADEEVKEEADEPEPEVGPPLLTPLSEDAEITTTPPWSSKMSSTLISQFAIAVLRSNLWPGAYAYASGKNFENIYFGWGLKFAGEAYTPTFPTIPQREYTSGPEITEALDPSLEEEQALKAAMEEQKAAQDETEGLGGDEEEDDD